The Gasterosteus aculeatus chromosome 8, fGasAcu3.hap1.1, whole genome shotgun sequence genome has a window encoding:
- the cracd gene encoding capping protein inhibiting regulator of actin dynamics isoform X2, whose amino-acid sequence MSQENVSDKVRNLQRQIAEGIKFGQRPPSLRRSEGDEGSSDEEEVPQSPLKVSAQMEAEPAELKVHQAGPPSTPVKSPRSRRVLPPTGTIESINLDAVPQAAPRLDNTAARHKLSVKPKNQRLSRKHLRFTQDVQEGSIPGVVREEPEDQRSPEMLHEEERRELEEEERRKRAAEELRLEEERCRKQREEAERRMREEEEERRMREEEEERRMREEEERRMREEEEEEQRRQLEEQKRKQREEEDEARRQRQLEVERKKKLREEEEDRKREEQAEKRRLQEIETAAAEERMRKEQEEQRWREMEERQRPFSFKVSSGEKQILFQKVHLTPVTPASAPPSRTLSEQLDSGKASSSCDGPESPNLPTSPYVPHTAILVTGAQLCGTAVNLDQIRDSACMSLLGLGDDRKAQGTPPSKTSPDRKSGKTKSLNESSLSTDQSVLAEWASIRSKIFKGVEEGKYDEYPEPSKNQPGGEDPAASPHTNLRKTMSASAKFSITPAKKKFGDSNRNSEVFGADEKEASREADPSDSPAGASPGPTSKPRSTTSKSVRIAERGSDGCMFAKDLPSFLVPSPGANPEAEPSEAEAGGEEAGFQGRDGEDMPSPFGIKLRRTNFSLRFHSEQSAEKRKKRYSAGDSFDGVPSPLTPIEPDSDASSVFSDKSTSPTSPQKDAAGGKQPHASASHAPPRAKLGKSTCEAGKVLSKPPVYRRPTASPRACGAAPTPPPSPLPKAAQEATGQRTGGSEEPSAVAQLHRGQVRGEEEPKEKRSFFPSINIPWREKTDQKTELKKDKPSLQSRHSLDGSKAQEKEAGPLWITLALQKQKGFREQQQNREDRRSHRENKAPEKQTRERDSVAPPSPTESKGSSAPPPKPPTPEEPRRPDSLLGRFERREHLKKANTLPSSVTVEIADSTPSPPAVTKRFPSGDPQQVSTEPAWLALAKRKAKAWSDCPQIIK is encoded by the exons ATGTCCCAGGAAAACGTCTCAGATAAAGTGAGGAACCTGCAG CGGCAGATAGCTGAAGGTATCAAGTTCGGTCAGAGGCCTCCTTCTCTGAGGAGAAGTGAGGGAGATGAGGGAAGCTCcgatgaagaagaagttcccCAGAGTCCCTTGAAGGTCTCGGCCCAGATGGAAGCCGAACCCGCAGAGCTAAAG GTCCATCAAGCCGGACCACCCAGCACGCCGGTAAAGTCCCCGAGGTCCAGGCGTGTCCTCCCTCCCACTGGCACCATTGAGTCCATCAACCTGGACGCCGTCCCGCAGGCGGCCCCCCGCCTGGACAACACCGCCGCCAGGCACAAGCTGTCCGTCAAACCCAAGAACCAGAGGTTGTCCCGGAAACACCTGCGCTTCACACAG GACGTCCAggagggttcgattcccggcgtGGTGCGAGAGGAACCCGAGGACCAGCGCTCCCCAGAGATGCTccacgaggaggagaggagggagctggaggaagaggagcggaggaagagagcagcagaggagctgaggctcgaggaggagaggtgtcgtaaacagagggaggaggccgagaggaggatgcgggaagaggaggaggagaggaggatgcgggaggaggaggaggagaggaggatgcgggaggaggaggagaggaggatgcgggaggaggaggaggaggaacagaggagaCAGCTGGAAGAGCAGAAGAGGAAACaacgagaggaggaagacgaggcgaGGAGGCAGCGGCAGCTTGAGgttgagaggaagaagaagctacgagaggaggaggaggacaggaagagagaggagcaaGCGGAGAAGCGGAGGTTGCAGGAGATTGAAACAGCGGCggcagaggagaggatgaggaaggagcaggaggagcagcgctggagggagatggaggagcgaCAGAGGCCTTTCTCCTTCAAGGTCTCCTCCGGGGAGAAACAGATTCTGTTCCAGAAGGTCCACCTGACGCCCGTCACGCCGGCGTCTGCCCCACCAAGCAGAACCCTGTCCGAGCAGCTAGACAGCGGCAAGGCCTCGTCCTCCTGCGACGGACCGGAGTCCCCCAACCTGCCGACGTCCCCGTACGTCCCCCACACTGCCATCCTGGTGACGGGCGCCCAGCTCTGCGGCACGGCGGTCAACCTGGACCAGATCCGAGACTCGGCCTGCATGTCCCTGCTGGGCCTGGGCGACGACAGGAAGGCGCAGGGGACGCCGCCGAGCAAGACCTCGCCGGACCGCAAGTCCGGCAAAACCAAGTCGCTCAATGAGTCCTCGCTCTCCACGGACCAGTCCGTCCTCGCCGAATGGGCCAGCATCCGGTCCAAGATATTcaagggggtggaggaggggaagtACGACGAGTACCCGGAACCGAGCAAGAACCAGCCCGGCGGGGAAGACCCGGCGGCGTCCCCCCACACGAACCTCAGGAAGACCATGTCTGCCAGCGCCAAGTTCTCCATCACCCCTGCAAAGAAGAAGTTCGGAGATTCGAACAGGAACTCCGAGGTCTTCGGTGCCGACGAGAAGGAGGCGAGTCGGGAAGCTGATCCGTCAGACAGCCCCGCCGGCGCCTCGCCGGGTCCGACCAGCAAACCCCGGAGCACGACGAGCAAAAGCGTGCGCATCGCGGAGCGAGGCTCCGACGGGTGCATGTTCGCCAAAGACCTGCCCTCCTTCCTGGTCCCGAGCCCCGGAGCCAACCCGGAGGCGGAGCCATCGGAGGCTGAAGCGGGCGGAGAGGAGGCCGGGTTCCAAGGCCGGGACGGCGAGGACATGCCTTCGCCGTTCGGCATCAAGCTGAGGAGGACCAACTTCTCTCTGCGCTTCCACAGCGAGCAGTCGgcggagaaaaggaagaagcgATACAGCGCCGGGGACAGCTTCGACGGCGTCCCCTCGCCGCTCACCCCCATCGAGCCGGACTCCGACGCCTCCTCCGTCTTTTCCGACAAATCCACCAGTCCCACGTCGCCTCAGAAAGACGCCGCGGGGGGAAAGCAACCGCACGCGTCCGCCTCCCACGCGCCCCCCCGGGCCAAACTGGGTAAATCAACGTGCGAGGCCGGGAAGGTGCTCTCCAAGCCACCCGTCTACCGGAGGCCGACCGCGTCGCCGAGGGCCTGCGGAGCGGCCCCCACGCCACCGCCCTCGCCGCTGCCCAAAGCGGCACAGGAGGCCACGGGCCAGAGGACGGGCGGGAGCGAGGAACCGTCGGCGGTCGCCCAGTTGCACCGAGGTCAAGTtcgaggggaggaggagccgAAGGAGAAGAGATCCTTCTTCCCCTCCATCAACATCCCCTGGAGAGAGAAGACGGACCAGAAGACGGAGCTcaagaaag ATAAACCCTCGCTGCAGAGCAGGCACTCGCTGGACGGCTCCAAGGCGCAGGAGAAGGAGGCCGGGCCCTTGTGGATCACGCTGGCTCTGCAGAAGCAGAAGGGCttcagggagcagcagcagaaccggGAGGACCGGCGGAGCCACCGGGAGAACAAAGCGCCCGAGAAGCAGACCCGAGAGAGGGACAGC gtggcGCCGCCGAGCCCCACGGAGAGCAAAGGGAGCAGCGCCCCGCCCCCTAAACCGCCGACGCCAGAGGAGCCGCGGCGGCCCGACAGCCTGCTGGGCCGCTTTGAGCGGCGAGAACACCTGAAGAAGGCCAACACTCTGCCGAGCTCCGTCACCG TTGAGATCGCCGACTCCACGCCGTCGCCCCCCGCCGTGACCAAGCGCTTCCCCTCCGGCGacccgcagcaggtctccacgGAGCCGGCCTGGCTGGCGCTCGCCAAGCGGAAGGCCAAAGCCTGGAGCGACTGTCCTCAGATCATCAAATGA